Proteins found in one Cricetulus griseus strain 17A/GY chromosome X, alternate assembly CriGri-PICRH-1.0, whole genome shotgun sequence genomic segment:
- the Med12 gene encoding mediator of RNA polymerase II transcription subunit 12 isoform X6: MAAFGILSYEHRPLKRLRLGPPDVYPQDPKQKEDELTALNVKQGFNNQPAVSGDEHGSAKNVNFNPAKISSNFSSIIAEKLRCNTLSDTGRRKSLMNQKDNFWLVTARSQSAINTWFTDLAGTKPLTHLAKKVPIFSKKEEVFGYLAKYTVPVMRAAWLIKMTCAYYAAMSETKVKKKNTADPFTEWTQIITKYLWEQLQKMAEYYRPGPPGSGGCGSTIGPLPHDIEVAIRQWDYNEKLAMFMFQDGMLDRHEFLTWVLECFEKIRPGEDELLKLLLPLLLRYSGEFVQSAYLSRRLAYFCTRRLALQLDGVSSHSSHVISAQSTSSLPTTPAPQPPTSSTPSTPFSDLLMCPQHRPLVFGLSCILQTILLCCPSALVWHYSLTDSRIKTGSPLDHLPIAPSNLPMPEGNSAFTQQVRAKLREIEQQIKERGQAVEVRWSFDKCQEATAGFTIGRVLHTLEVLDSHSFERSDFSNSLDSLCNRIFGLGPSKDGHEISSDDDAVVSLLCEWAVSCKRSGRHRAMVVAKLLEKRQAEIEAERCGESEAADEKGSVASGSLSAPSAPIFQDVLLQFLDTQAPMLTDPRSESERVEFFNLVLLFCELIRHDVFSHNMYTCTLISRGDLAFGAPGPRPPSPFDDPADDPERKETEGSSSSKLEDPGLSESMDIDPSSSVLFEDMEKPDFSLFSPTMPCEGKGSPSPEKPDVEKEVKPPPKEKMEGTLGVLYDQPRHVQYATHFPIPQEESCSHECNQRLVVLFGVGKQRDDARHAIKKITKDILKVLNRKGTAETDQLAPIVPLNPGDLTFLGGEDGQKRRRNRPEAFPTAEDIFAKFQHLSHYDQHQVTAQVSRNVLEQITSFALGMSYHLPLVQHVQFIFDLMEYSLSISGLIDFAIQLLNELSVVEAELLLKSSDLVGSYTTSLCLCIVAVLRHYHACLILNQDQMAQVFEGLCGVVKHGMNRSDGSSAERCILAYLYDLYTSCSHLKSKFGELFSDFCSKVKNTIYCNVEPSESNMRWAPEFMIDTLENPAAHTFTYTGLGKSLSENPANRYSFVCNALMHVCVGHHDPDRVNDIAILCAELTGYCKSLSAEWLGVLKALCCSSNNGTCGFNDLLCNVDVSDLSFHDSLATFVAILIARQCLLLEDLIRCAAIPSLLNAACSEQDSEPGARLTCRILLHLFKTPQLNPCQSDGNKPTVGIRSSCDRHLLAASQNRIVDGAVFAVLKAVFVLGDAELKGSGFTVTGGTEELPEEEGGGGSGGRRQGGRNISVETASLDVYAKYVLRSICQQEWVGERCLKSLCEDSNDLQDPVLSSAQAQRLMQLICYPHRLLDNEDGENPQRQRIKRILKNLDQWTMRQSSLELQLMIKQTPTNEMNSLLENIAKATIEVFQQSAETGSSSGSTASNMPSSSKTKPVLSSLERSGVWLVAPLIAKLPTSVQGHVLKAAGEELEKGQHLGSSSRKERDRQKQKSMSLLSQQPFLSLVLTCLKGQDEQREGLLASLHSQVHQIVINWRENQYLDDCKPKQLMHEALKLRLNLVGGMFDTVQRSTQQTTEWAQLLLEIIISGTVDMQSNNELFTTVLDMLSVLINGTLAADMSSISQGSMEENKRAYMNLVKKLQKDLGERQSDSLEKVHQLLPLPKQNRDVITCEPQGSLIDTKGNKIAGFDSIFKKEGLQVSTKQKISPWDLFEGLKPSTAPLSWAWFGTVRVDRRVARGEEQQRLLLYHTHLRPRPRAYYLEPLPLPPEDEEPPAPALLEPEKKAPEPPKTDKQGAAPPSTEERKKKSTKGKKRSQPATKSEDYGMGPGRSGPYGVTVPPDLLHHANPGSISHLNYRQNSLGLYTQNQPLPAGGPRVDPYRPVRLPMQKLPTRPTYPGVLPTTMTTVMGLEPSSYKTSVYRQQQPTVPQGQRLRQQLQAKIQSQGMLGQSSVHQMTPSSSYGLQTSQGYTSYVSHVGLQQHTGPAGTMVPPSYSSQPYQSTHPSTNPTLVDPTRHLQQRPSGYVHQQAPTYGHGLTSTQS; the protein is encoded by the exons ATGGCGGCTTTCGGGATCTTGAGCTACGAGCACCGACCCCTGAAGCGGCTGCGGTTGGGGCCTCCCGATGTGTACCCTCAAGATCCCAAACAGAAGGAG GATGAACTGACGGCTTTGAATGTAAAACAAGGTTTCAATAACCAGCCTGCTGTCTCTGGGGATGAACATGGCAGTGCCAAGAACGTCAACTTCAATCCTGCCAAG ATCAGTTCTAACTTCAGCAGCATTATCGCTGAGAAGTTACGCTGTAATACTCTGTCTGACACTGGTCGCAGAAAGTCCCTAATGAACCAGAAGGACAActtctggctggtgactgcaCGATCTCAGAGTGCTATTAACACCTGGTTCACTGACCTGGCTGGCACCAAACCACTCACACACCTAGCCAAAAAG GTCCCCATTTTCAGTAAGAAGGAAGAAGTGTTTGGGTACTTAGCCAAATACACAGTGCCTGTGATGCGGGCTGCTTGGCTCATTAAGATGACCTGTGCTTACTATGCAGCAATGTCTGAGACTAAGGTTAAGAAGAAAAATACTGCTGACCCCTTCACTG aATGGACCCAAATCATCACAAAGTACTTATGGGAACAGCTGCAGAAGATGGCTGAATATTATCGGCCAGGACCTCCAGGAAGTGGAGGCTGTGGTTCTACTATAGGACCCTTGCCCCATGATATAGAGGTGGCAATCAGGCAGTGGGACTACAATGAGAAGCTCGCCATGTTCATGTTTCAG GATGGAATGCTGGACAGACATGAATTCCTGACTTGGGTGCTTGAATGTTTTGAGAAAATACGCCCTGGAGAGGATGAATTGCTTAAATTGCTGCTTCCTCTACTGCTTCGA TACTCAGGGGAATTTGTTCAGTCTGCCTATCTGTCCCGCCGCCTCGCCTACTTCTGCACCCGGAGACTGGCTCTGCAGCTGGATGGCGTGAGCAGCCACTCATCTCATGTTATATCTGCTCAGTCAACAAGCTCTCTGCCCACTACCCCTGCACCTCAACCCCCAACTAGCAGTACACCCTCGACTCCCTTTAGTGACCTGCTTATGTGCCCTCAGCACCGGCCCCTGGTTTTTGGCCTCAGCTGTATCCTTCAG ACTATCCTCCTGTGTTGTCCTAGTGCCCTAGTTTGGCACTACTCATTGACTGATAGCCGAATTAAAACTGGTTCACCACTTGACCACCTGCCCATTGCTCCTTCCAATTTGCCCATGCCAGAGGGTAACAGTGCCTTCACTCAGCAG GTCCGAGCAAAATTGCGAGAGATTGAACAGCAGATCAAGGAGCGAGGACAAGCAGTTGAGGTTCGCTGGTCTTTTGATAAGTGCCAGGAAGCTACTGCGG GTTTCACCATTGGACGGGTGCTCCATACTTTAGAAGTGCTGGACAGCCATAGTTTTGAGCGCTCTGACTTTAGTAATTCCCTTGACTCCCTTTGTAATCGAATCTTTGGATTGGGGCCTAGTAAGGATGGTCATGAG ATTTCCTCAGATGATGATGCTGTGGTATCATTATTATGTGAATGGGCTGTTAGCTGCAAGCGTTCTGGTCGGCATCGTGCTATGGTAGTAGCCAAGCTTCTGGAGAAGAGACAAGCCGAGATTGAGGCTGAG CGTTGTGGAGAATCCGAAGCAGCTGATGAGAAGGGCTCAGTCGCCTCTGGTTCGCTTTCTGCTCCTAGTGCACCCATTTTCCAGGATGTCCTCCTGCAGTTTCTGGATACACAGGCTCCCATGCTGA CTGATCCCCGCAGTGAGAGTGAACGAGTGGAATTCTTTAATCTAGTACTGCTGTTCTGTGAACTGATCCGACACGATGTTTTCTCGCACAACATGTACACCTGCACTCTCATCTCTCGGGGAGATCTTGCTTTTGGAGCCCCTGGTCCTCGGCCTCCCTCTCCCTTTGATGATCCTGCGGATGACCCAGAGCGCAAGGAGACTGAAGGCAGCAGCAGTAGCAAGCTAGAG GATCCAGGGCTCTCTGAATCTATGGACATAGACCCTAGTTCCAGTGTGCTTTTTGAAGACATGGAGAAGCCCGATTTCTCA TTGTTCTCCCCTACTATGCCTTGTGAGGGGAAGGGAAGCCCATCCCCTGAGAAACCAGATGTCGAAAAGGAAGTGAAACCCCCACCCAAAGAGAAGATGGAGGGGACACTTGGGGTTCTTTATGACCAGCCACGACATGTGCAGTATGCCACACACTTTCCAATCCCACAG GAGGAGTCATGCAGCCATGAGTGCAACCAGCGGTTGGTCGTACTGTTTGGGGTGGGGAAGCAGCGAGATGATGCCCGCCATGCCATCAAGAAGATTACCAAGGATATCCTGAAGGTTCTGAACCGCAAGGGAACAGCAGAAACTG ACCAGCTTGCTCCTATTGTGCCTCTGAATCCTGGAGACCTGACATTCTTAG GTGGGGAAGATGGGCAGAAGCGACGCCGCAACCGGCCGGAAGCCTTCCCCACTGCTGAAGATATTTTTGCTAAGTTCCAGCACCTTTCTCATTATGACCAACACCAGGTCACGGCTCAG GTCTCCCGGAATGTTCTGGAGCAGATCACGAGCTTTGCCCTTGGCATGTCATACCACTTGCCTCTGGTGCAGCATGTGCAGTTCATCTTCGACCTCATGGAATATTCACTGAGCATCAGTGGCCTCATCGACTTTGCCATTCAG TTGCTGAATGAGCTGAGCGTGGTTGAGGCCGAGCTCCTTCTCAAATCTTCTGATCTGGTGGGCAGCTACACAACCAGCCTATGCTTATGTATCGTGGCTGTCCTGCGACACTATCATGCCTGCCTCATCCTCAACCAGGACCAGATGGCACAAGTGTTTGAGGG GCTCTGTGGTGTAGTGAAACATGGGATGAACCGTTCAGATGGCTCCTCTGCAGAGCGCTGTATCCTTGCTTATCTCTATGATCTGTATACCTCCTGTAGCCATTTAAAGAGCAAATTTGGGGAGCTCTTCAG TGACTTTTGCTCAAAAGTGAAGAACACCATCTACTGCAATGTGGAGCCATCAGAATCCAATATGCGCTGGGCACCGGAGTTCATGATTGACACTCTGGAGAACCCTGCTGCTCACACTTTCACCTACACGGGGCTAGGCAAGAGTCTTAGCGAGAACCCTGCCAATCGCTACAGCTTTGTCTGCAATGCTCTTATGCACGTCTGTGTGGGGCATCACGATCCTGATAG GGTAAACGACATTGCAATCCTGTGTGCGGAGCTGACCGGCTATTGCAAGTCACTGAGTGCAGAGTGGTTAGGAGTACTTAAGGCCTTGTGCTGCTCCTCTAACAATGGCACTTGTGGTTTCAACGATCTCCTGTGCAATGTAGAC gtaAGTGACTTGTCCTTTCATGATTCCCTGGCTACTTTTGTTGCCATCCTCATTGCCCGGCAGTGTTTGCTCCTGGAAGACCTGATTCGCTGTGCTGCTATCCCTTCACTCCTCAATGCTG CTTGTAGTGAGCAGGATTCTGAGCCAGGGGCCCGGCTCACTTGCCGCATCCTCCTCCACCTGTTCAAGACACCACAACTTAATCCTTGCCAGTCTGATGGAA ACAAACCTACCGTTGGAATCCGGTCCTCCTGTGACCGCCACCTGCTGGCTGCCTCCCAGAACCGCATCGTGGATGGAGCTGTGTTTGCTGTTCTCAAGGCTGTGTTTGTACTCG GGGATGCGgagctgaaaggttcaggcttcaCTGTGACGGGAGGAACAGAAGAACTtccagaagaggagggaggaggtggtAGTGGTGGTCGGAGGCAGGGTGGCCGCAACATCTCTGTGGAGACAGCAAGTCTGGATGTCTATGCCAAGTACGTGCTGCGAAGCATCTGCCAACAG GAATGGGTAGGAGAACGTTGCCTTAAGTCATTGTGTGAGGATAGCAATGATCTACAAGACCCAGTGTTGAGTAGTGCCCAGGCTCAGCGCCTCATGCAGCTCATCTGCTACCCACATCGACTGCTGGACAACGAAGATGGAGAAAACCCCCAGCGGCAGCGCATTAAGCGTATTCTCAAG AACTTGGACCAGTGGACCATGCGCCAGTCCTCCTTGGAGCTACAGCTGATGATCAAGCAGACCCCCACCAAT GAGATGAACTCCCTCTTGGAGAACATCGCCAAGGCCACAATCGAGGTTTTCCAACAGTCAGCAGAGACAGGGTCATCTTCTGGAAGTACAGCAAGCAACATGCCCAGCAGCAGCAAGACTAAACCTGTGCTCAG CTCTCTAGAACGTTCTGGCGTATGGCTGGTAGCTCCTCTCATTGCCAAACTGCCCACCTCAGTCCAGGGCCACGTATTGAAAGCTGCTGGGGAGGAATTGGAGAAGGGTCAGCACCTGGGTTCCTCTTCCCGAAAAGAACGAGATCGACAAAAACAGAAGAG CATGTCCCTGTTGAGCCAGCAGCCTTTCTTATCACTGGTGCTGACATGTCTGAAAGGGCAGGATGAGCAACGCGAGGGACTCCTCGCCTCTCTCCACAGCCAGGTGCACCAG ATTGTGATCAATTGGCGAGAAAACCAGTACTTAGATGATTGCAAACCAAAGCAACTAATGCATGAGGCACTCAAACTGCGGCTCAACCTG GTGGGAGGCATGTTTGACACAGTGCAGCGTAGTACCCAGCAGACTACAGAGTGGGCCCAGCTTCTCCTGGAGATCATTATCAGCGGCACTGTGGACATGCAGTCTAACAA TGAGCTTTTCACAACTGTGTTGGACATGCTGAGTGTGCTTATCAATGGAACATTGGCTGCAGACATGTCTAGTATCTCTCAGGGCAGCATGGAGGAAAACAAACGTGCATATATGAACTTGGTGAAGAAGCTTCAG AAGGACTTGGGGGAGCGCCAGTCTGACAGTCTGGAAAAGGTTCATCAACTGTTGCCACTACCCAAGCAGAACCGAGATGTCATTACCTGTGAGCCACAGGGCTCCCTTATCGACACCAAAGGCAACAAGATTGCCGGCTTCGATTCCATCTTCAAGAAGGAG GGTCTACAAGTTTCCACCAAACAAAAGATCTCCCCCTGGGATCTTTTTGAGGGCTTGAAGCCATCAACAGCACCACTCTCCTGGGCCTGGTTTGGCACAGTCCGAGTGGACCGCCGAGTGGCACGAGGGGAGGAGCAGCAACGGCTGCTTCTCTACCACACACACCTGAGGCCTCGGCCCAGAGCCTACTACCTGGAACCACTACCACTGCCCCCAGAAGATGAGGAGCCACCAGCCCCTGCCCTACTAGAGCCTGAGAAAAAGGCTCCTGAGCCCCCCAAGACTGACAAACAGGGGGCTGCtcctcccagcactgaggagcgCAAGAAGAAGTCCACCAAGGGCAAAAAacgcagccagccagccaccaagTCGGAG GACTATGGCATGGGCCCAGGTCGGAGTGGCCCCTATGGTGTGACAGTACCTCCAGACCTTCTGCACCATGCAAATCCTGGTTCCATATCCCACCTTAACTATAGGCAGAACTCCCTAGGCCTGTACACCCAGAATCAACCACTACCTGCTG GTGGCCCTCGTGTGGACCCCTACCGCCCTGTGCGATTACCAATGCAGAAGCTGCCAACTAGACCAACTTATCCTGGTGTGCTGCCCACAACTATGACTACTGTCATGGGCCTTGAACCCTCATCTTATAAGACCTCTGTGTACCGGCAGCAGCAACCCACAGTGCCCCAGGGACAGCGCCTTCGCCAACAGCTCCAGGCAAAGATA CAGAGTCAGGGGATGTTGGGACAGTCATCTGTCCATCAGATGACTCCTAGTTCTTCCTATGGTTTGCAGACTTCCCAG GGCTATACTTCTTATGTATCACATGTGGGATTGCAGCAACACACAGGCCCTGCAGGTACCATGGTGCCCCCCAGCTACTCCAGCCAACCTTATCAGAGCACCCACCCTTCTACCAATCCTACTCTTGTAGATCCTACCCGCCACCTGCAACAGCGGCCCAGTGGCTATGTGCATCAGCAGGCCCCAACGTATGGGCATGGACTGACTTCCACTCAAAG TTGA